A single window of Colletotrichum destructivum chromosome 9, complete sequence DNA harbors:
- a CDS encoding Putative carotenoid oxygenase yields MSTTTVTTSSATPIAMTAEAKIPARTVRRTAQDEAADLQMFKENRLRAPYDEWPNEAGFDGLTEERGPIELTVQGHIPAWAAGALYRTGPGSCKVEDTPKGTYYVSHWFDGFAHTHKFDIVGPSKASASSAYGRTRVLYSSRRQCDELVASVKATGHQNRYTFGQKADPCIGIFGKFMGVFSKGDGPNICVAVSANVPGFDSRESDDDKEKSDREKEEEEDEDKRSDGEKSDGTPGQGPSGSGHRNRVRSLWLSTDSSPLQEIDPDTLEPVGIATQDRLHPDLSGPMSCAHAQRDPETGDMYNFNLALSMTSTYRVFRTSAATGKTDILAAISGGDAKPAYIHSFFLTKSFVVLCIPSSHLAYRGMAVPWQRNILDAIVPFDAANRCRWYFVDRLHGKGVVASFETPAGFFFHTTNAFEEPSADGPGLVDVFCEISGYQNLNILHNLYYDVLLNRNDATTKFWTENERLHNGYASLQRFKFRLPDPSREAAAAATAPTEPELLVSIPAPHAGELPTINPDYLTRRHRYVYSLSDRGLSTLLDTIVKTDVDTREALMWECPRAHTPGEPIFVPRPPTAAATADGRAPAVAEDDGVILSVVLDGTTQRSYLLCLDAASMTELGRAECDFAVGMGFHGIHAPSGPGMG; encoded by the exons atgTCCACCACAACCGTCACAACTTCTTCTGCAACACCAATCGCCAtgaccgccgaggccaaaaTCCCTGCGAGGACGGTGCGGCGAACAGCGCAGGATGAAGCGGCGGACCTGCAGATGTTCAAGGAGAACAGGCTGAGAGCGCCATATGACGAGTGGCCCAATGAAGCAGGC TTCGACGGCCTCACCGAGGAACGCGGCCCCATCGAGCTAACCGTCCAGGGCCACATTCCCGCctgggccgccggcgcccttTACCGGACGGGCCCCGGAAGCTGCAAGGTCGAGGACACCCCCAAGGGGACCTACTATGTCTCGCACTGGTTCGACGGCTTCGCCCACACGCACAAGTTCGACATCGTCGGCCCCTCCAAggcctccgcctcctccgcctaCGGCCGGACGCGCGTGCTCTACTCCTCGCGGCGCCAGTGCGACGAGCTAGTTGCGTCCGTCAAGGCCACCGGCCACCAGAACCGCTACACCTTTGGCCAGAAGGCCGACCCCTGCATCGGTATTTTTGGCAAGTTCATGGGCGTCTTCTCAAAGGGGGACGGGCCCAACATCTGCGTCGCCGTCAGCGCCAACGTCCCTGGCTTCGACAGCCGGGAAAgtgacgacgacaaagaGAAGAGCGAccgggagaaggaggaagaggaggatgaggacaaGCGGAGTGACGGCGAAAAGAGCGACGGCACACCGGGCCAGGGCCCTTCTGGATCAGGTCACCGCAACCGCGTCCGCAGCCTCTGGCTCTCGACCGACTCGAGCCCGCTGCAGGAAATCGACCCGGACACCCTCGAgcccgtcggcatcgccaccCAGGACAGGCTGCACCCGGACCTGTCGGGCCCCATGTCGTGCGCGCACGCCCAGCGCGACCCCGAGACGGGCGACATGTACAACTTCAATCTCGCCCTGTCCATGACTTCGACGTACCGCGTCTTCCGCACAAGCGCGGCCACCGGCAAGACGGACATcctggccgccatctcgggcggcgacgccaaGCCGGCCTACATCCACAGCTTCTTCCTGACAAAGtccttcgtcgtcctctgcATCCCCTCGTCCCACCTGGCCTACCGCGGCATGGCCGTCCCCTGGCAGCGCAacatcctcgacgccatcgtccccttcgacgccgccaaccGGTGCAGGTGGTACTTTGTCGACCGCCTCCACGGCAAGGGCGTCGTGGCGTCCTTCGAGACCCCGGCCGGATTCTTCTTCCACACCACCAACGCCTTTGAGGAGCCGTCCGCCGACGGGCccgggctcgtcgacgtctttTGCGAGATCTCGGGCTACCAGAACCTCAACATCCTCCACAACCTCTACTACGACGTCCTGCTCAACCGCAACGACGCCACCACCAAGTTCTGGACCGAGAACGAGCGCCTTCACAACGGCTACGCGAGCCTGCAGCGGTTCAAGTTCCGCCTGCCGGACCCTTCCCGAgaagcggcagcagcagcaacagcacctACAGAACCCGAACTCCTCGTCTCGATCCCCGCCCCGCACGCCGGGGAACTGCCGACCATCAACCCGGACTACCTCacccgccgccaccgctaCGTCTACTCCCTCTCGGACCGCGGTCTTAGCACGCTGCTCGACACCATCGTCAAGACGGACGTCGACACCCGCGAGGCCCTCATGTGGGAGTGCCCGCGCGCCCACACCCCCGGCGAGCCCATCTTCGTCCCGCGGcccccgacggcggcggcgactgcAGACGGCCGCGCGCCCGCCgtagccgaggacgacggcgtcatACTCAGTGTCGTGCTCGACGGCACCACCCAGCGGAGCTACCTCCTCTGCCTCGACGCCGCGTCCATGACGGAGCTGGGCCGGGCCGAGTGCgacttcgccgtcggcatggGATTCCACGGCATCCACGCGCCCTCGGGCCCGGGCATGGGGTGA
- a CDS encoding Putative ATP-dependent RNA helicase DEAD-box, Helicase superfamily 1/2, ATP-binding protein translates to MAATKRSLADTEAEADVTSKKQKVKDLPAGGDEAAAELKKQKKKEKKEKKEKKEKKEKKSKKDKSSAAAADEETPAETKEETEEDKAERKRQKKEKKEKKRKEKEAESSNGATAAAAADDVPVVTASGPTPTAAILGGYQQAATLTALPQSEVDAFLTAENITVTDPVANPTALRPILEFSYLPKTDLIKKNPFSAYKKPTPIQSSSWPYTLSRRDVIGVAETGSGKTMAFALPLVEGISKIKKRCIKAVVVSPTRELAMQTQEQMEHVSSLLGLKSICIYGGASKDEQRGLLRRGADVIVATPGRLKDFMMDGTISLGDVRFAVLDEADRMLDKGFEEDIKMILGDMPPREERQTVMFTATWPASVRKLAESFMVDPIKITIGSSGKETANGAVELQANTRITQRVEVVDPRAKEQRLLQLLKQWQTGAQKDDRILVFCLYKKEATRVETFLQQRGIRVGGIHGDLRQEQRTRSLEAFKAGTTPVLVATDVAARGLDIPEVKLVINVTFPLTIEDYVHRIGRTGRAGKTGEAITLFTEHDKAHSGSLINILKGAKQPVPDELFKFGTTVKKKAHSTYGAFFKDVDMTKKATKIVFD, encoded by the exons ATGGCTGCCACGAAGCGTTCTCTCGCCgacaccgaggccgaggccgatgtcACCTCCAAGAAGCAAAAGGTCAAGGACCTCCCCGCcggtggcgacgaggccgcagcggagctgaagaagcagaagaagaaggagaagaaggagaagaaggagaagaaggagaagaaggaaaagaagtccaagaaggacaagtcgtccgctgccgccgccgacgaggagactcccgccgagaccaaggaggagactgaggaggacaaggccgagaggaagaggcagaagaaggagaagaaggagaagaagaggaaggagaaggaggccgagagcagcaacggcgccaccgccgccgccgctgccgacgatgTTCCCGTCGTCACGGCCAGCGGACCTacccccaccgccgccatcctcggcggctaCCAGCAGGCGGCCACCCTGACCGCCCTCCCCCAgtccgaggtcgacgccttcctgacggccgagaacatcaccgtcaccgacCCCGTCGCCAACCCGACCGCGCTGCGCCCGATCCTCGAGTTCTCGTACCTCCCCAAGACCGACCTGATCAAGAAGAACCCCTTCTCGGCCTACAAGAAGCCCACGCCCATCCAGTCGTCCTCGTGGCCCTACACGCTCTCGCGCCGCgacgtcatcggcgtcgccgagacgggctCCGGCAAGACCATGGCCTTTGCGCTgcccctcgtcgagggcatctCCAAGATCAAGAAGCGCTgcatcaaggccgtcgtcgtgtcgCCGACGCGCGAGCTGGCGATGCAGACCCAGGAGCAGATGGAGCACGTCTCGAGCCTGCTGGGCCTCAAGAGCATCTGCATCTACGGCGGCGCCTCCAAGGACGAGCAGCGCGGCCTCttgcgccgcggcgccgacgtcatCGTCGCGACGCCCGGCCGCCTCAAGGACTTCATGATGGACGGCACCATCTcgctcggcgacgtccgcttcgccgtgctcgacgaggccgaccgCATGCTCGACAAGGGCTTCGAGGAGGACATCAAGATGATCCTCGGCGACATGCCGCCGCGTGAGGAGCGCCAGACCGTCATGTTCACCGCCACCTGGCCGGCGTCTGTGCGCAAGTTGGCCGAGTCCTTCATGGTCGACCCCATCAAGATCACCATCGGCTCCAGCGGCAAGGAGacggccaacggcgccgtcgagctgcaGGCCAACACGCGCATCACCCAgcgcgtcgaggtcgtcgacccCCGCGCCAAGGAGCAGAggctgctgcagctgctgaaGCAGTGGCAGACGGGCGCCCAGAAGGACGACCGCATCCTTGTCTTCTGCCTGtacaagaaggaggccacCCGCGTCGAGACCTTCCTCCAGCAGCGCGGCATCCGCGTCGGCGGTATCCACGGCGACCTCCGCCAGGAGCAGCGCACCCGCAGTCTCGAGGCCTTCAAGGCCGGCACCACGCCCGTACTCGTCGCCACCGACGTCGCTGCCCGCGGTCTGGATATCCCCGAGGTGAAGCTGGTCATCAACGTTACG TTCCCCTTGACGATTGAGGATTACGTCCACAGAATCGGACGTACCGGCCGTGCCGGCAAGACTGGCGAGGCCATCACGCTCTTTACCGAGCACGACAAGGCGCACTCTGGATC TCTGATCAACATCCTCAAGGGTGCCAAGCAGCCCGTCCCTGACGAGCTCTTCAAGTTCGGCACCAccgtcaagaagaaggctCACAGCACGTATggcgccttcttcaaggacgtcgacatgacgaagaaggcgaccAAGATCGTGTTTGACTAA
- a CDS encoding Putative iron-sulfur cluster assembly scaffold protein IscU — protein sequence MFSRSLRVASRRVLATSVRPSTLPARQLAPAVSVGATRAYHEKVLDHYSRPRNVGSMPKGDQDVGQGLVGAPACGDVMKLNIRVDPKTNTISDVKFKTFGCGSAIASSSYLTELVRGMTLEQAGRVKNTEIAQELKLPPVKLHCSMLAEDAIKAAISDYYTKNPNAKPTNLAGTEAKTESAASA from the exons ATGTTCTCCAGATCGCTCCGCGTCGCCTCCCGCAGGGTCCTTGCGACCTCTGTCCGCCCTTCCACCCTCCCCGCCCGCCAGCTTGCGcctgccgtctccgtcggcgCGACGAGGGCCTACCACGAGAAGGTCCTTGACCA CTACTCCCGTCCTCGCAACGTTGGCTCCATGCCCAAGGGCGACCAGGATGTCGGCCAGGGTCTCGTCGGTGCGCCTGCTTGCGGCGACGTCATGAA GCTCAACATCCGcgtcgaccccaagaccAACACCATTTCCGATGTCAAGTTCAAGACTTTCGGCTGCGGTTCCGCTATCGCCTCTTCCAGCTACCTGACCGAGCTCGTTCGCGGCATGAC CCTGGAGCAGGCTGGCCGTGTCAAGAACACCGAGATCGCCCAAGAGCTCAAGCTCCCCCCCGTCAAG CTGCACTGCAGCATGCTTGCCGAGGACGCAATCAAGGCCGCCATTTCGGACTACTACACCAAGAACCCCAACGCGAAGCCCACCAACCTGGCTGgcaccgaggccaagaccgagtccgccgcctccgcatAA